GGATGCCCATGTGATGTGGCTAAAAGTGTTGCAGATTCCAAGTCATTCCATTTGGAGTTCTGTTGGCTTGAATCGCCTACCAAGAGACAGAGATTGGTTCGTACCTTCGATGTAGAAGGCTTGGCTGTTTCCTCAACTTATATTTTTGAGATTAAATTATGAATACCTCAATTTTATTCTACGTGTACTTTTAATTCGAACACAGTTGATTCTTTACCCATCTTAGGTTACATATGATTAAGAAAAATACCCAAATTGCGGTGTTAATTTATGCTTGCTTCTTTTATTCTGATAGTGAGGTTCTATTTTGGATCTATCTACCACTTCTTATGTTCTATTGTAGTGCTGCGCATTTCTGTAATTGTAATCGGTCCATTGTTTTTAAGGGAAATGTTATGTACTACATCCTCATTCCATTTATCCTGGTGTATTGATATGGTACTATTCAATCCATTTATCCAGTTTATAGAACAACTCTTATATGTGTATACATCAACTTAAAATAAGCATGTGCGAACATAGCCAAGTACACGTATACATATTTATCAACTCGTTTCCATGTAGGAATCTTAAGCTTTCCCCACGTCGTCCTTCTATTGTTTGAGAGATGCCTGTATTTAGTGGAGAAAGATATATAAGCTAGAGCATTTTATATTATGAACCCAAAGAGCATCATAGAAATGTTCATCGtcttaaataaataagtgaTGCATTGAGTTTTCCACCTTCACTTGACACTACCACGGTGAGTTTAATATGCAATTCGTATTAATCAGCATATGGTGAGGAACTTTTATGCAGTTCTCATTGACCCACGATTGAGATTTctattattgtttttcttttattctctctctttcttttcttttttctattggCACTGCAATGAGAATATCCATTGTGATGATTATTGTCACATAAGATGTCTTTTATTAGATGCAAGGAAACATAAACAGGATTGTACCATACCTTGGTAACTTGAAGGTCGCTCCATCACAAAACGCAGTGATGTGTATGGAGCAACAATTGCTGAAGCCAGTATAGCTGCATCAATTGAAATGGATGACATGtcccttttttatttgttccCCCTCTCTCTCACGTGAAAAAAAATCAGGATACTACTTCAACATCTTCTGGGGATGAAATTACCACAAATGTACACTGGACATCATCTAGTCAAATAACTTGGTTACATATAATGGAGGGCTACCAGATGACGCTCTTGCCTGGTGGCATGTACATGTGATGCCCATGATGTGGCTAAAAATGAGACATGGGTGCGGTGTATAGCACACCTCATATGTGTATATACTAATACATCAACTTAAAATAAGGATGTGCGAACATAAACAATTAAACATATACATATTCATCAACTTGCTAGGACCCGTCTGCACCCTCCATGTTGATAGTAACACAGCACTAATGGTGACTAACTCGGAATCGCGTCTGCTTCTGCAAGTAGCAATGGGTTCATGGTTTATCCATAAAACATCGAATAAGTTGTTGGTGTAGACAAGTCCTCGACAACCAACCAACAAGTGGAGATTTGAAAACCGCAAACTTAACCACCAACAATTTCTGAGTTTGCTTTTTGGGTAGCGACTATTCTCAACTAttctactactatttattattatttttttatcaattttttaatattctatattactatttattattatttaatattttatcattattattttttttatttataaaatatataatatcaccTCAGTATTTAAACGCAACCTTAATATCTTCTTTAATAGGcacttgttctttctttttgtattttttaaagaacagtagttaataaaaaaatagagaaatgttgcaatatttaattatttagtacaaatttaacaaatatgtccttttaaaatcgctgcaaagaaaaaaacaaagaagcgTTCACACAAACAAtcactttttgaaaaaaaaaaaaaactaattactaattaaaataatgataggacattatttaaaaaagaataagggATTCATATAAATAGATCAAAAGAATAAGATCCGAaatgagttttttatttatttattattcgtAAATCCTTATCCAACAGATGGAGATGGACCCACTCTTCTCTCTAAATATCTTTTCAAGTCAAGCACCTATCATTTGTGACGTGGATccaaattttagtttttacaCTACTACtactattattattgttattatttaatttttagaaattttacacacatttttaaaatgtataagtttgtacttatttaaaaaaaaaaaagagagatttattattcaaaaaattacttctttacgtaaattttaaatttattcattttttctatatatatttttgttgagggtgagcaatatatattcataaattattaggGTTGATTTGAATTAagagataaatataatatgattttagataaaagttgaataaaatattattaaattattattttttaataatattattattttaaaaattttaaaaattaaattatttattatattttataaaaaaattataataataaaataaaataaaataaactaaagtaAGATGAGAAGATACGTTTCCTAAACCTAAATTTCGCTCGGGGTCAATAAATATGTGGGTACGATTAGAAACATTGATGTAGCCTGTAGGCCTAAGATGGATGACCGGACCCAgtacaatttatttatgtaatttatgtaAGGTGATGCAAGGGGGGAGCGACGTACACGGCACCAGCGCGTAATGCAATCGTGTCCTTTCGCTATTGGTGCAAGTGGATTTGTTAAAGTTGTGGTTTGTAGTTTGTCCACGCACGTGTACTTGTTGTTATCCAGTCTCCGTTCAGTGCATCCACGTACATTACCCCCGCTCTTCTCAACTTGCCACCTTGTCTCTATCTTCCAGCTTGCACTTAGCTCACAATATTAGACGTCCTTTGGATACAGAAACCTCCTTCTGTACGGAAAAATTATCTACATCCAACCAAACGATTaatattagatttgaaaattgttttgaaattatttttacgtaacGACAAACATtcaatgcctttttttttttttttttaatttaatagaaaGCTTTTTGGTTGGCCTCCCACGGTACGTTTATCCCAAGCCCCTGACTCCGCCCACGGTTTTGTcagtcaaatataaaaatatatatatattttttaaacacaatatttttataacaaatattttataaatatcctcttaattatttaatatttttcttaagaaaaaatatttttatttaatattttatttataaaaatattttaatttaataaaaatattattatgttataatattattatcaagtatattataaaaaattaaatttaggtaGGTGATTTATAAATTACTATtacttatttataaataaaattcacatttaTCAAATCTCTATAAagttaaaactatctcatctgaCTTCTCACTTTAAATAcacaaaactttcaaaaatcatatcatcttatctcatcttaatttaacaatcttactactatttacaaacaatctcatttcatttcatctcatcttatttcaatatccaaacaacTTCTTATTATTTCCAATCCTTGTGgctttaatatttcatttttttcttctttaatttttttcaaatataatcatcctaaatttaatttataaaatttggatttgaaaagtATAATATAAAAACACCTTTTAGGAATATttagatttaaaagaaaataatcttATTGTAAAAGATTAGGAACGCATTCTAACAGTttaataaataatcttttaatactTTATATTTACAGGTTAGTGTGTACGTCGttaatataatgatattaaatttttaatatcaaaatcttatatatatatatatatatatatttttattgtaacaTGTCAATATTGTGAATACACTATCATGcttgcaaaataaaaatattgcttctaaataaaaatatgtgattAATACTTTTGCAAACAGTTGGAGTTTATTTGTTCATTTACtactattaagtattaagatgatgatgatttgaAGCACCAGCACTCACAAAGTAAGAGAGCAATCACGAGAAAGAACATGACCCATTAaaatccttcacaagaaaaggaACCAAGTCCCATTACAAAACCACTTGAAAAGCATGGTAAAATAGTAAAggtgttaaatattttatgggTGATTGTTTAAGACTTTGAACAACATGTACTATAAGAAACtatccaattatatatatatatatatattgatctatctcttaactcaataaaattaaaaaagatatcGACATGCCTATAAAATATGAAGAGTAGAGTTATTTTCTTATCAAGTTAGTGTACATACAATTTACACaatttaaatgataatatttattttataagattcaaattttaaaatataaataaataatgtggACTACAAGCActtattaagtatgttttacATATTAGCTTAAgaatatagaatttttcatgtAGAGTATAGGTATTCAAAACTTACACTAAGATCTGGTTTAGGTAGCAAAAGCCTTTCATCCGATCCcatctcaatattcaaatacCACAAACATGACAagcacttttaattttaaattttttaattttttcatctaattattttttaattactataattttttcaaacttctaaataaaatataaaaaaaattgaactttttcaaaattttaaaataaaaataatattataacaatattttaactttattatatttttattcaatttttatttatttttcaaaatttgataaaatatattaatttaaattattttattattatttatagatcatatcatcttatcttacTATCTAAACAAAGACTAAAAATCGAGATGATCACATTCACGATTCAACTAATATACTTTTGTTGACAtacaaaagaggagaaaaaagaataaCCATAGATCCCTCAGACGTTTCAAATTGGTTGAAATTAACGATttgcaaaattgaaataataaaaaaggagagaatatAAACTTTTGAGACTCGAGACAAGGAGGGAAGCACGTGTTTGAGATGGGAAACGTTTGTCCATTTCGTCAAAGTGACGGTCACGATGGGCAACAAAGTCAAAATAAAGATAGTCCACGTATGCTCACATGTCATCCGGACGCAATTTAGAggtaatttatacatatattaaagctaaaatataaaagaaaataataaaaagcgaaaataataataatagtaaaaataaaagtatagcTTCAAAGACAACGTTAAAACTGACTAAAAtttgttctttatttgttttttaatgggcaactgaaaaagaaataaagaaagaaagaaaatggtcGATGTCGGCTTCTAGTCTCGAGACTTATGAAGGGAATGAAAACGAAATTTGAAGATAACAAAAACGAGCATCATTACccccattttctcttctttctatcATTTGGGAAAGTGATTAGCCCATTTCTCATCAGCTCGCaacaaagaaaaaccaaagtAGTTGTCATgtatcgagagagagagaaagagattgcTTAGAGAGAATTTAACGCTGAGAGATTATTGCACAGAGCGAGTTAGAGTCGGTTTGAGatttgcagagagagagagagagagatagaaacgGAGAGTTAGGAGTAGAATTTGATACGCGCACAACATAGAGAGGGAGGGTGGAGGGAATATGGCGAAGCAGGAAGTTTCTGCAACTGTCTCTTCAGCGCTAGCACCACTACGTCCTACAATAACGCTCCCACAACGTCCATCCTTTGAGACCTTCTTCACCGGTGGTCCAGGAGCCAGCCCCGGTCCCATGACTCTGGTCTCCAACTTCTTCTCCGATAACTATCCGGACGCTGAGTGCCGTTCCTTCTCTCAGCTCCTCGCCGGAGCCATGGCCTCTCCGCTCGCCAGGCCCAGCTTCTATACCGACAATTCCGCTGGTAATTCGGCCAAGGAACCTGGTACCGATACGCCTTCTGGGTTTAAGCAGAGTAGGCCAATGAATTTGGTGGTTGCGCGGTCGCCAATGTTCACAATTCCACCTGGGTTGAGCCCCTCTGGCTTGCTTAACTCGCCAGGGTTCTTTTCGCCACTGGTACTTAGAACCTATTCTTCTGAATAATTCTTGGGTTTGTCCCGTATATTCTTTAATTTGGTATTAATTTGATGGTTTCTGAAACTAGGAAAGTGAGTTTTAAGGAGCTGCATGATGCTTGTTTTGTTTAGAGTATTGTGTCGAGGCTGAGAGCTAAGGATAAGATGCGGGTGGCTGTGGATGTTGTCTCTTATTTGAGTTTGTCAGTTCAAGAACTGTATTATATGTAATGCagtttattgatatatgtaCTCCTAGAGGGAATTTAAGTTTGACACGCTGGTGGTGAAGGGATGGGATGGGGTTTGGATAAATCTTGCTTACTGACGATGTTAGAACATCGATAAATTCAAGTTCTGTGTGGCAAACAAAAGGCCCTTAGATTATCTCATTTATTCCTACATGTAAAATCCAAGATATCTGCCTACTTCATTCgtatgaataaaattctcttattacttatcaagaaaaaaaaataaaaaaaatccaagatATCAGGCCTGGAACCAAACAAGCATATAGGTTTCCAGAATCTTGGACTTGATTTCCTCAGTTTCTTTAATCAAGGTTTGGTTCAGCTTGTGGTGCTTACAGTCATCCATTGAGAACAAATTTTCATGTCATGGCCATCTGAAATGTCAAATTAAACTTAAGGAACTATTACTAATGTAAATGAAGTAGTTTAATGGCTACCTATGCGTTGTTGGATTGTTGAAAAACGGAAGTTTCCTTTGGCCCCTATTTTCTTCTAGACAAGTTGGATTTTTTTGTTGAGAAGTGAGACCTCTGTGGATGGATTTAGTTGCATCTAGGAAATCTTGCAGTTGAGAACGAAATAATTGCCTGAACCATCCCAGTGGATAAAATATTGGCAATATGCCCACCATCGCAGCATGTGTTCTGCATCTGCTTGCCACCTTATTGTTTAGTGTAACAAtacttattaattttcttgaagGCAGTGGCCTTTTTGTACCAATTATCATATTATTGTTCCTCAAAACCATGCAGAGCCCCTTTGGAATGTCCCATCAGCAGGCCTTGGCACAGGTTACAGCTCAAGCCGCATTTGCCCAATCCCAAACACTAGCTGAATATCAACCTTCTTCAGTGGCAGCTCCTACAGAGTCACTGACACACAATCCATCCTTTACTCTAAATGAAGCTTCACAACAACACATGGCACCATCCACAGTGGACCCCAGAAGTTCAATGATGGAATCGTCAGAGGCCTCTCATTCTGATAGGAAATACCAACCCCCTTCCAGTGCCATTGATAAGCCTGCTGATGATGGCTACAACTGGCGTAAATATGGGCAGAAGCAGGTCAAGGGCAGTGAATATCCACGAAGCTATTACAAATGTACACATCTGAATTGCCCTGTCAAAAAAATTGTTGAGCGTTCTCCTAATGGCCAAATAACTGAAATTATCTACAAAGGCCAGCATAATCATGAGCTGCCTCTACCCAATAGGCGTGCAAGAGAAGGTGGTGATGTAAATGGAAATATGAATTCTCAGGCTAAACCAAATCTGGATTTTCAAGGTCAAGCTGGAAATTGGAACCCAGCAAGTGAAGTGGTACCAGCTCATTCAGTTCCTCAGAGTGATTGGGAATCTACTCAAGCAGGACCCCTTCAGTTACCTGCATCAAGTGACAGTGAGGAGGAAGGTGATGCAGAAACAAGAGAAGAGGGGGATCTTACCGAGCCAAATCCAAAGAGAAGGCATGTTCCCAATCTAGTACTGTACCTTATCATCCTGTTAACTATGTTTTGGTTtctgtctttttttctttaatgttGAATAATCATTGCCTTGGCATGCAGGGTCACAGATGCTGGCACATCTGAGATACCTTTCCCACACAAGACTGTCACAGAATCTAAAATCATTGTGCAAACAAGAAGTGAAGTTGATCTTTTAGATGATGGCTACAGGTGGCGCAAGTATGGCCAGAAGGTGGTAAAAGGCAATCCTCATCCAAGGTGATAACATCGTCTACATTTCTATTCATTTGTGTTTTGTTCCGATGACTGCATGGTGCAAGTGGATTCTTAGAATATTGCGCTAATTATCATTCTGAGTTGACATTGTGAAAACTGCATTAATCAAGCAACATAGTTGCATCGACTTTGGCCAACATTGCTATGCTAAAACTTTGGCTAcaaaaaattattggtttaggcCAACCTATATGACTTTGACACAAGTGTTACTCTAATACTTCACTTGTGAACTTAGATTTTTCCTAGAAAGTTGGAAATCCAggacaaataaaaaaaggtattTGTACTTATCAAAGAATTTGCACCTTTGAATATTGTTTCTTTATGTGCTTTTGcctttttacacattttctgTGCTGTATCCACTCGATATCCTAACTATGGTGACACAAATCTGGCTCACTGTTTATTATCTCTTAGTTACCCAATACGAAATTTCATCCCCCCACATGTAGGTGTTTGGTCATGAGATGAGCATTTACGTGGGGTATGAGATATAACCTTCAATTTATTTGTAGAAAAATTCTCTTAATCATTATGATTTGTGTCTTAAATACTTGATAAAACGTACACCATAAATCGCTATATGAGTCAATATAGAATCTAGATGCTTTTTCATTGTTGCATTAATTTGTGGCTCAATTTTTTAAATGCTATCATGTCTGAGATACACGTCAATTTCTGTCTGGTTTTGTATGTCACATTATTGGTTTAACCCCATTTTCTTGCTGAGACGATTATGATAAGCCAATGTTAATTTCTCATTTTGAGATATTGTTTTACCACCCTATCTATGGTGATTACATTATTAGTGGTGACTTCAATGAACTTTTTTTGTctctatattttaataaaaaaaaaatttataagaaaaaaaaattattaaaaaatatagacaAAAAGTTCtatctttaataaaaataaattcttggTTCTGACAGCTTTGGTGCTAATAATTTTGATCTTGGTATTGATGTTTATCTTTTGTGAGAATCATTTTGATGCCCCGCAATCTGTAACAGGAGCTATTACAAATGCACTAATTCTGGATGCAACGTCCGTAAACATGTTGAGAGAGCTTCAACCGATCCCAAAGCTGTTGTAACTACATATGAGGGGAAGCACAATCACGATATCCCGGCAGCTAGAAACAACAGCCACAACACAGCCAATAGAATTGCACAGCAGAAGGTGGTGTCTGAGAAACATTCACTGCTCAAAGATATAGGTTTTGGAAATAATGACCAAAGACCAGTGCCTCTACGGCTAAAAGAAGAGCAAATCACTGTGTAAAGTGCTCTGCCAAAATCTCTATTGCAACCATCAGGTCAGCGGTTGATTCCAGTGGACTAACAATGTTACTTCCTGTGTAATTGGCTGACTACACGTCCTGTTTATACTCCGCTTGCTTTTGTAATTGAAATTCAGATTTGATCTCCCATGTGATTTTGTTGACACCTAAAATAGGAGATAACTTGAAGTTACATATGGTTGTAGCTTTAAGTTCCCTGGCTGTTATTGGTCTTGTTTAATTCTTCTCACAGGTAATTTGAGGTCCAAGCAAAGAACCATAGTGATTTATTTATGTAAGGCAGCCAATCTTCCTAGCAGTTTCGCAACTCTGATCTGTTATGTAATTTGGTATTGTAGATTTAATGTCACATTTTTTAGTGCATATGGTACCATTTGTTGCATCTGCACGCGTGAAGTTCTGTTGTTCACTGTGTGTAATAAGTTCAGGGATGAGTTTAGGCACCGATAAAACCCCACATGAAGTTCTGTTGTGCTACACACTTgagattgtttttttaattaattattattgaaaTCATCgattggcaaaaaaaaaaaaaaaggtagatgTTGAATATATGTTATGTTGGGGAGGACCCAATGGTTACTTATGGATCTTTGAACAGAGTCAATGAacatgaattttcactgtttatGGATTCCTTCAGAGATTTTCacttttgcttttgcttttgctttgttatttttgttcttacaaaagatgaaattttcattagtTGATGCGTGGTCGTAGCCTTACTTTTCAGTTGAACAAACAgtagggaggggaggggaggggaacgTAGCTGGTTTTGGATTCCATTCCAAACCGTCCCAGCACATTCAAATAAATTGTCATGATCCAGAaaacatgttatatatattaaaaatgcaagtcaatattttcatttctcgtctatatttatataatatttttagttttcatatttttaatatataagggttttgttacatatagtcGGCAAATGTAGTCggtgtgcagtcggctgtacggaatgaataaaaaaaattataaaaaaattattttatattcaggggacctatatgaataaaaaaaagttataaaaatatttttttttttttatgtaggtcccgtattaattcacttttttcttcaCGACTGCACGCCAACTGCATTTTCCgactgtaaaaagtatttctctttaatttttatcctacttgaaagtttatgaaattctttttctttcatgcaacAGTCCACgttaacatatttaataaaattattggaaGGTTATCAAAAGAGTAATAATATGTtcacaaaatattttgagtCAGAAATTATCAGTACGTGCAAAATAACAGGTTGAAATCACGAGAAGTAAAATATTAAGGATTCGTTTGTTTTTACGtaccattttatttaattattataaatttttacataaaatataataaataatttaatttttttgaatttaaaaataaaaataatattataattataatttattttatttattttttattttttattttatctcgtCTGTTTacgatttaaaattaaaacatataactaaatttgttcaaattattttagtatagaaaccataaaaaaatataaataaacatgGTTGTACGAAAGCCTGATCCACAACACAAGAGGTTGCAGTGGAGCTGTAGGGCAGTTAGGGTTGTGACTGCCACACTCACCCTGTAGTGTaggcctctctctctttctctgtgcAAACAAAAGCAAGCAACCAACGGAAAACAATGACAGAGCTTCCAAACGGTTACATTTcacctttttccttcttttgcaAAGCCACGAAAGAAACACACACCCATACATACATCCCATCCATACTCCCCAAGGAAAATATGTGCCAATTCGGACCtacgactctctctctctcttccttggCTTTCGGACCG
This is a stretch of genomic DNA from Carya illinoinensis cultivar Pawnee chromosome 3, C.illinoinensisPawnee_v1, whole genome shotgun sequence. It encodes these proteins:
- the LOC122302417 gene encoding probable WRKY transcription factor 3 produces the protein MAKQEVSATVSSALAPLRPTITLPQRPSFETFFTGGPGASPGPMTLVSNFFSDNYPDAECRSFSQLLAGAMASPLARPSFYTDNSAGNSAKEPGTDTPSGFKQSRPMNLVVARSPMFTIPPGLSPSGLLNSPGFFSPLSPFGMSHQQALAQVTAQAAFAQSQTLAEYQPSSVAAPTESLTHNPSFTLNEASQQHMAPSTVDPRSSMMESSEASHSDRKYQPPSSAIDKPADDGYNWRKYGQKQVKGSEYPRSYYKCTHLNCPVKKIVERSPNGQITEIIYKGQHNHELPLPNRRAREGGDVNGNMNSQAKPNLDFQGQAGNWNPASEVVPAHSVPQSDWESTQAGPLQLPASSDSEEEGDAETREEGDLTEPNPKRRVTDAGTSEIPFPHKTVTESKIIVQTRSEVDLLDDGYRWRKYGQKVVKGNPHPRSYYKCTNSGCNVRKHVERASTDPKAVVTTYEGKHNHDIPAARNNSHNTANRIAQQKVVSEKHSLLKDIGFGNNDQRPVPLRLKEEQITV